Genomic window (Caldinitratiruptor microaerophilus):
GTCATCCTGCCCCTCCTGCCCCCGAGGCCGGTCGACCCCTGGGGGATCCTCCACCCGCGCCAGGTCTGGATCATGGTCGTGCTGATCTCCGGCATCGGCTTCGGCAACTACGTGCTCCTGCGGCGGTACGGCACGCGGGGGATCGCGTACGTGGGCTTCCTCGGCGGTCTGGTGAACAGCACGGCCACCGTGGCAGAACTCACCGCCTCGGTCCGCCGGGAGGGCGGCCCCCCGCCGGATTACGCCTTCCCGGGGATCATGCTCGCCAAGACTGCCATGTACCTGCGGAACGGGATCATCCTGGGCCTCTTCGCCCCTGAGGCCCTTCCGGTGGGGCTCCTGCCGGTGGGGCTCATGCTGGCCGTCAGCGTGACCCTCGCCGTGCGCGGACTGCGGCGGACGGCCGCCGAACCCCCGGAGGTGCACCTGCAGTCGCCCTTCTCGCTGCGGGCGGCCCTGGAGTTCGGGCTTTACTTCCTGGCGCTGACGGTCCTCGCCGGCGCCGCGCAGCGCGTGCTGGGCAACACGGGGTTCTACGCGGTGAGCTTCCTGGGGGGGATGGTCAGCTCCTCCACCACCACGGCCACGGCGGCCGCCCTCGCCCGCCAGGGCGCCGTCCCCACGGCCGTCGCGGGGCTCGGGGTCATCCTCTCCAGCATCGGCAGCGCCGTGGCCCTCCTGCCCCCGGTGGCCCGCGCCGCCCGGGGCACGCCGCTCTTCCGGCGCGCGGCCGGGGCGACGGCCCTCACGTCGGCCGCCGCCGTCGCCGGCCTGGCGCTCAATCCCTGGTTCCTGCAGCTCCTGCGGC
Coding sequences:
- a CDS encoding MgtC/SapB family protein, which produces MEIVMLEAAERIALATALGLVVGLERLRAGKEAGIRTFSLTAMAGCLSQLTGQPVYGILALALTGIVIAVTNAHALSRGQGPELTTSAALTVTSFAGILVGQGQLFAAVMSTIVVLLLLAWKDEMVGFSRHLTREEVHAAITLLLLGLVILPLLPPRPVDPWGILHPRQVWIMVVLISGIGFGNYVLLRRYGTRGIAYVGFLGGLVNSTATVAELTASVRREGGPPPDYAFPGIMLAKTAMYLRNGIILGLFAPEALPVGLLPVGLMLAVSVTLAVRGLRRTAAEPPEVHLQSPFSLRAALEFGLYFLALTVLAGAAQRVLGNTGFYAVSFLGGMVSSSTTTATAAALARQGAVPTAVAGLGVILSSIGSAVALLPPVARAARGTPLFRRAAGATALTSAAAVAGLALNPWFLQLLRLWR